A single window of Archangium gephyra DNA harbors:
- a CDS encoding RsmB/NOP family class I SAM-dependent RNA methyltransferase: MLDRTLRAHRDLSRDQRQALAESLFNVGLWRRRLGFLLGNPDAPPSALLFAFLHGLAEVPAGEAARFSGLGAPLPLASGEPPSLALRYSLPDWLAEHFSRELGPAAEDFCAHLNVPGPITLRVNPLRTSREALEQRLRSEGVETRPGALSPLALHVVGPRPNLYGLDSLREGLFEVQDEGSQLLGLLVEARPGESVLDLCAGAGGKTLQLSAAMENRGRLLAYDPDAGRLDRLLQRCSRAGVSNVQVLRAPPEGMQVDRVLVDAPCSELGSLRRGPDARFRLEPTSLSELPRVQRELLARAGRLVRPGGRVVYATCTVNRAENEEVVLGFLRESPGFRRVPPGVGWLDPSCVREGFLFCAPHSQGTDGFFAAVLERGEG, from the coding sequence GTGCTCGACCGCACCCTCCGGGCCCACCGCGACCTCTCCCGCGACCAGCGCCAGGCCCTCGCCGAGTCCCTCTTCAACGTCGGCCTCTGGCGCCGCCGGCTCGGCTTCCTCCTCGGAAACCCGGACGCGCCCCCCTCCGCGCTCCTCTTCGCCTTCCTCCATGGGCTCGCCGAGGTGCCCGCCGGGGAGGCCGCCCGGTTCTCCGGCCTCGGGGCTCCGCTGCCCCTGGCCTCCGGGGAGCCCCCGTCGCTCGCCCTCCGGTACTCGTTGCCCGACTGGCTCGCCGAGCACTTCTCCCGCGAGCTCGGCCCCGCCGCCGAGGACTTCTGCGCCCACCTCAACGTCCCCGGTCCCATCACGCTCCGGGTGAATCCCCTGCGCACCTCTCGTGAAGCCCTGGAGCAACGTCTGCGCTCCGAGGGCGTCGAGACCCGGCCCGGTGCGCTCAGCCCCCTCGCGCTCCACGTCGTGGGCCCCAGGCCCAACCTCTACGGGCTCGACTCCCTCCGGGAGGGCCTCTTCGAGGTCCAGGACGAGGGCAGTCAGCTGCTCGGCCTGCTCGTCGAGGCGCGGCCCGGGGAGAGCGTGCTCGACCTGTGCGCCGGAGCCGGAGGCAAGACGCTCCAGCTCTCCGCCGCCATGGAGAACCGGGGCAGGCTCCTCGCGTACGACCCGGATGCCGGGCGGCTCGACCGGCTCCTGCAGCGCTGCTCCCGGGCGGGTGTCTCGAACGTCCAGGTACTCCGCGCGCCGCCGGAGGGGATGCAGGTGGACCGGGTGCTGGTGGATGCCCCGTGCTCGGAGCTGGGCTCCCTGCGCCGGGGGCCCGATGCGCGCTTCCGTCTCGAGCCCACCTCCCTGTCCGAGCTGCCTCGGGTGCAACGCGAGCTCCTCGCGCGCGCGGGCCGCCTCGTGCGTCCGGGGGGCCGGGTGGTCTACGCGACCTGCACCGTCAATCGCGCGGAGAACGAGGAGGTGGTCCTCGGGTTCCTGCGCGAGTCGCCCGGATTCCGGCGCGTGCCTCCCGGGGTGGGGTGGTTGGACCCGTCCTGTGTCCGCGAGGGCTTCCTGTTCTGTGCTCCCCATTCGCAGGGGACCGATGGGTTCTTCGCCGCCGTGCTCGAGCGGGGCGAGGGGTAG
- a CDS encoding polysaccharide biosynthesis/export family protein — translation MRSFFLFVMLLGAVTACRTTAPTQAIDASALPESPASEVSETRRTLGPGDLVDVRVFQEPDHSGVWAVSPEGTIDYPLCGKVHLAGRTSGTAADALRDCLTRYLRHPEVSVAIREYNSKKVFVFGEVQKPGTFSYEEGMTIIEAVTLAGGFTKLASPNGTQVARQDEGQQLKIRVPVKDIRDGAEKNFALRPGDIVYVPESFF, via the coding sequence ATGCGCTCCTTCTTTCTTTTCGTGATGCTGCTCGGTGCGGTGACCGCGTGCCGCACCACCGCGCCCACCCAAGCGATCGACGCCTCGGCGCTCCCCGAGTCTCCTGCTTCGGAGGTCTCCGAGACGCGGCGGACGCTCGGCCCGGGAGACCTGGTGGACGTGCGCGTCTTCCAGGAGCCGGACCACTCGGGAGTGTGGGCCGTGTCTCCCGAGGGCACCATCGACTACCCGCTGTGCGGCAAGGTCCACCTCGCGGGCAGGACCTCGGGCACCGCCGCGGACGCGCTGCGCGATTGCCTCACCCGCTACCTGCGCCACCCCGAGGTGTCCGTCGCCATCCGCGAGTACAACTCGAAGAAGGTCTTCGTCTTCGGCGAGGTGCAGAAGCCGGGCACGTTCTCCTATGAGGAGGGCATGACCATCATCGAGGCGGTGACGCTGGCCGGTGGCTTCACCAAGCTGGCCTCGCCCAACGGCACCCAGGTGGCGAGGCAGGACGAGGGACAACAGTTGAAGATCCGCGTGCCGGTGAAGGACATCCGCGATGGCGCGGAGAAGAACTTCGCCCTGCGGCCCGGTGACATCGTCTACGTGCCGGAGAGCTTCTTCTGA
- a CDS encoding cyclic nucleotide-binding domain-containing protein, with translation MEKLAVISSSPLFEMLSSTELAYLAELAEQRRYDAGESVFEEGELGDSLYVIVRGEVEVVRRDSGGASRPLTVLTAPDFFGEMSLIDKEYRSATVRARTEAVLLRLTTQNLATFRQTHRDGFTFVVINIARILSARVREANARLTARQA, from the coding sequence ATGGAAAAGCTGGCCGTCATTTCATCCTCGCCGCTGTTCGAGATGCTCTCCAGCACGGAGCTGGCGTACCTGGCCGAGCTGGCCGAGCAGCGGCGCTACGACGCCGGGGAGTCCGTCTTCGAGGAGGGCGAGCTGGGCGACAGCCTCTACGTCATCGTCCGAGGGGAGGTGGAGGTGGTGCGGCGCGACAGCGGCGGAGCCTCCCGGCCCCTCACGGTGCTCACCGCCCCGGACTTCTTCGGGGAGATGAGCCTCATCGACAAGGAGTACCGCTCGGCCACGGTGCGGGCGCGCACGGAGGCGGTGCTGCTGCGGCTCACCACCCAGAATCTGGCCACCTTCCGCCAGACGCACCGCGACGGCTTCACCTTCGTCGTCATCAACATCGCGCGCATCCTGTCGGCCCGGGTGCGCGAGGCCAACGCCCGGCTCACGGCCAGGCAGGCATGA
- a CDS encoding S66 peptidase family protein: MKAPVRWLKPPLLRPRDTVHIVAPAGPFDPPTFEVGLGVIAQRYSPVFQPDLYEAWRYLAGPDSRRAAELTRALTDSNARAIFCARGGYGVMRLLPSLPLTDMVPTAFVGFSDLTALHLPLQGLGRVTIHGPVVTHLGKQPPEVQEYLFRLLESPEPPPALEGKASYVPGVVEGPLLGGNLSVLSRLLGTPYMPPLDGAILLLEDVGEAPYRIDRIWTHLRLAGVFDKVRGLVLGDFTDCEQKNAPYSAEEVLRSLAEETGLPCAAGFPIGHGIPNYPVALGTQVRLDAGVARLTFLEGAVQA, translated from the coding sequence ATGAAGGCGCCCGTGCGTTGGCTCAAGCCCCCCTTGCTGCGTCCTCGCGACACCGTCCACATCGTCGCCCCCGCCGGTCCCTTCGACCCGCCTACCTTCGAGGTCGGTCTCGGCGTCATCGCCCAGCGTTACTCCCCCGTGTTCCAGCCGGACCTGTACGAGGCCTGGCGCTACCTCGCCGGTCCTGATTCGCGCCGGGCCGCGGAGCTGACCCGGGCCCTCACCGACTCCAACGCCCGCGCCATCTTCTGTGCCCGGGGGGGTTACGGCGTCATGCGCCTGCTCCCCTCGCTCCCGCTCACGGACATGGTCCCCACGGCGTTCGTCGGCTTCTCCGACCTCACCGCGCTGCACCTGCCCCTCCAGGGGCTTGGCCGCGTCACCATCCACGGGCCCGTCGTCACCCACCTGGGCAAGCAGCCTCCCGAGGTCCAGGAGTACCTCTTCCGGCTGCTCGAGTCCCCCGAGCCTCCGCCGGCCCTCGAGGGCAAGGCCTCCTACGTCCCCGGTGTCGTCGAGGGCCCGCTGCTTGGCGGCAACCTCTCCGTCCTCTCCCGGCTGCTGGGCACGCCCTACATGCCGCCGCTCGACGGGGCCATCCTCCTGCTCGAGGACGTGGGCGAGGCCCCCTACCGGATTGATCGCATCTGGACGCACCTGCGGCTGGCGGGCGTCTTCGACAAGGTGCGTGGCCTCGTGCTCGGGGACTTCACCGACTGCGAGCAGAAGAACGCCCCCTACAGTGCCGAGGAAGTGCTCCGCTCGCTCGCCGAGGAGACGGGCCTGCCGTGCGCCGCTGGCTTCCCCATCGGCCACGGCATTCCCAACTACCCCGTCGCCCTCGGCACCCAGGTGCGGTTGGATGCCGGCGTGGCCCGCCTCACCTTCCTGGAAGGAGCGGTGCAGGCATGA
- a CDS encoding inositol monophosphatase family protein, giving the protein MSDESPATLRRIAEEGARLAGKVLFERFLGERTIEYKGGIDTDLVTDADRAAEAVVLGFIRQRYPGHAILAEESGASQGSGLRWVVDPLDGTTNYAHRVPHFCVSVGVEGPGGVLAGAIYNPMLDELFSAARGQGATLNGRPLRASGCTELSHALLCTGFPYDVHQKPEGPMGLLRRFIVRAQGIRRTGSAALDLAYVAAGRFDGFFEFGLKPWDVAAGSLLVQEAGGAMVRIDGAPFQVGVGDVLACAPGLSSALIAESQGFLADLGWTPPAPRT; this is encoded by the coding sequence ATGTCCGACGAGTCGCCCGCCACGCTGCGCCGTATCGCCGAGGAGGGAGCCCGGCTCGCGGGCAAGGTGCTCTTCGAGCGGTTCCTGGGGGAGCGCACCATCGAGTACAAGGGCGGCATCGACACCGACCTGGTCACCGACGCGGACCGGGCGGCCGAGGCGGTGGTGCTCGGCTTCATCCGCCAGCGCTACCCGGGCCACGCGATTCTCGCCGAGGAGAGCGGGGCCTCACAGGGCTCGGGGCTGCGCTGGGTGGTGGACCCGCTGGACGGGACGACGAACTACGCGCACCGGGTGCCGCACTTCTGTGTGAGCGTGGGCGTGGAGGGGCCGGGCGGAGTGCTGGCCGGCGCCATCTACAACCCCATGCTGGACGAGCTCTTCTCCGCCGCGCGAGGGCAGGGGGCCACGCTCAACGGGCGGCCCTTGAGGGCCTCGGGGTGCACGGAGCTGTCGCACGCGCTGCTGTGCACGGGCTTTCCGTATGACGTGCACCAGAAGCCCGAGGGCCCCATGGGGCTGTTGCGGCGCTTCATCGTCCGGGCGCAGGGCATCCGCCGTACGGGCAGTGCCGCGCTGGACCTGGCCTATGTGGCGGCCGGCCGCTTCGATGGTTTCTTCGAGTTCGGCCTCAAGCCGTGGGACGTGGCCGCGGGCTCGCTGCTGGTGCAGGAGGCGGGTGGGGCGATGGTGCGCATCGACGGGGCCCCGTTCCAGGTGGGCGTGGGGGATGTGCTCGCGTGCGCGCCCGGCCTGTCCTCCGCGTTGATTGCCGAGAGCCAGGGGTTCCTCGCCGATCTCGGCTGGACACCTCCAGCTCCGCGCACCTGA
- a CDS encoding outer membrane beta-barrel protein: MSDQLSGEALLHIRPGLRLELPGKRVDLELKGYADYVHYTGLFTPGSTNTSHVQALADLNVAFNKEGQIGVELADTLQRSDRTRSAAIGAGVLSLYNELKLRVPLRPGGGALEVVPQVGWALERFKPMGALAPVGCGGPECDPALVNRFDYDDLRTGVEGRWRFLPKTAVVVDVDLNLRSYNRGGTPSALLLRGKAGLAGLVTPKIAVTATLGWGQDFRAAAGGTLIAQVEGSYLVSPTTTVKAGYARTLEPVAAFGQFRDDRGYLEGQALLGGRLTLRATTAMDFLSFEGGNRRDTLFKLDVGPQYQFEKWLVGGAGYLLNTRTSTATGAGINYSRHEGYVRMTVTY, encoded by the coding sequence GTGTCGGACCAGCTGTCCGGGGAGGCCCTGCTGCACATCCGGCCCGGACTGAGGCTGGAGCTGCCCGGCAAGCGGGTGGACCTGGAGCTGAAGGGCTACGCCGACTACGTCCACTACACCGGCCTCTTCACGCCCGGCTCGACCAACACCTCGCACGTGCAGGCGCTGGCGGACCTCAATGTCGCCTTCAACAAGGAGGGGCAAATTGGTGTGGAGCTGGCGGACACCCTCCAGCGCTCGGACCGGACGCGCAGCGCGGCGATTGGCGCGGGCGTGCTGTCGCTCTACAACGAGCTGAAGCTGCGCGTGCCGCTGCGGCCCGGAGGGGGCGCCCTCGAGGTGGTGCCCCAGGTGGGGTGGGCGCTGGAGCGTTTCAAGCCCATGGGCGCCCTGGCCCCGGTGGGCTGCGGCGGCCCCGAGTGCGATCCCGCCCTGGTGAACCGCTTCGACTACGACGACCTGCGCACGGGCGTCGAGGGCCGCTGGCGCTTCCTGCCCAAGACGGCCGTGGTGGTGGACGTCGACCTCAACCTGCGCAGCTACAACCGCGGCGGCACCCCCAGCGCCCTGCTGCTGCGAGGCAAGGCGGGCCTGGCGGGCCTGGTGACGCCGAAGATCGCCGTCACGGCCACGCTGGGCTGGGGCCAGGACTTCCGCGCCGCCGCGGGAGGCACCTTGATCGCCCAGGTGGAGGGCAGCTACCTGGTGAGCCCGACCACGACCGTGAAGGCCGGCTACGCGCGGACCCTGGAGCCCGTGGCGGCCTTCGGCCAGTTCCGGGATGACCGCGGGTACCTGGAGGGACAGGCCCTGCTCGGCGGCCGGCTCACCCTGCGGGCCACCACCGCGATGGACTTCCTGAGCTTCGAGGGAGGCAACCGGCGCGACACCCTCTTCAAGCTGGACGTGGGCCCCCAGTACCAGTTCGAGAAATGGCTCGTCGGTGGGGCTGGCTACCTGCTCAATACACGGACGTCGACGGCCACGGGCGCGGGCATCAACTACTCGCGCCACGAAGGGTATGTTCGGATGACCGTGACGTACTGA
- a CDS encoding DUF2169 family type VI secretion system accessory protein: MLEVRNKTAFEVALVPVQDKQGDDYAVVVIKGTFCWKDRGVPVPAGEPVPILHADTFHGEPGSSSLRYAADACPRKPGTDVALVGSAHVPGGKTATTLDVGLRVGPVQCVLRVVGDRRWQRMMGLWRPTSPEAFRTLPLVYERAFGGMDLTHADAAKHSGEPRNPVGTGYCAHGDAKRLEGLSLPNLERPGSPITHWKDRPAPVGLGFIGRDWMPRQRFAGTHDAAWEQERSPLLPEDFDERFHNAAFPELVSPQHLQGGEPVRLLNVTPEGQAAFHLPRFHVEVEARFSELRARHTAVLDTVVLEPDSRRLLLTWRAAVPCTRRFLDIRCVDVHATPA; encoded by the coding sequence ATGCTGGAGGTGCGCAACAAGACGGCTTTCGAAGTGGCCCTCGTTCCGGTCCAGGACAAGCAGGGAGACGACTACGCGGTCGTCGTCATCAAAGGAACGTTCTGCTGGAAGGACAGGGGCGTCCCCGTTCCAGCAGGCGAGCCGGTGCCCATCCTGCACGCCGACACCTTCCACGGTGAGCCAGGAAGCTCCAGCCTCCGCTATGCGGCGGACGCCTGCCCGCGCAAGCCGGGGACGGACGTAGCGCTGGTGGGAAGCGCGCATGTCCCGGGCGGGAAGACAGCCACCACGCTCGACGTGGGACTTCGGGTCGGCCCCGTGCAGTGTGTGCTCCGCGTGGTGGGTGACAGGCGCTGGCAGCGGATGATGGGACTGTGGCGGCCCACCTCCCCAGAGGCTTTCCGAACGCTCCCGCTGGTGTATGAGCGCGCCTTCGGTGGAATGGACCTGACCCATGCGGACGCCGCGAAGCACTCGGGGGAGCCGCGAAACCCAGTGGGCACGGGCTATTGTGCTCACGGCGACGCGAAGCGGCTGGAAGGCCTGTCACTCCCCAACCTGGAGCGGCCCGGCTCGCCCATCACCCATTGGAAGGACAGGCCGGCCCCCGTGGGCCTGGGCTTCATCGGGCGGGACTGGATGCCACGGCAGCGGTTCGCGGGCACCCATGATGCTGCATGGGAGCAGGAGCGCAGCCCCCTGCTTCCCGAGGACTTCGACGAGCGATTCCACAACGCGGCCTTCCCGGAACTGGTGAGTCCCCAGCACCTGCAGGGGGGCGAGCCCGTCCGGCTCCTGAATGTCACTCCCGAAGGGCAGGCGGCCTTCCACCTGCCCCGCTTCCATGTGGAGGTGGAAGCTCGCTTTTCCGAGCTCCGGGCCAGACACACCGCCGTGCTCGACACCGTCGTTCTCGAACCGGATTCACGGCGCCTGCTACTGACCTGGCGCGCGGCGGTCCCGTGCACGCGCCGGTTCCTGGACATCCGGTGCGTCGACGTCCATGCGACCCCTGCCTGA
- the mpl gene encoding UDP-N-acetylmuramate:L-alanyl-gamma-D-glutamyl-meso-diaminopimelate ligase: MADDNGNVLETITPGAVRRIHLVGVAGTGMGSFAGMLKAAGYDVTGSDENVYPPMSDMLRAWGIQALTPYSPGNLDTAKPDLVIIGNVIRRVNPEATAVRERRIPQMSFPAALGSLFLDRAHSVVVAGTHGKTTTSSLMAHVLVAAGKDPSFLVGGVTQNYSGNYRVGKGPHFVVEGDEYDTAYWDKGSKFLHYRPKTAILTSVEFDHADIFRDLPHYEATFDKFVRLIPKDGRLVVCAAYPNAVKLAQACPGQVVTYVAKEGAQADFTPRNVRFGPEGARFEVVERGTVLGSVLLPLSGMHNVENTLSVIAAARGLGLSFEEIAKGLATFQGVKRRQEVRAEIGGILVVDDFAHHPTAVRETIAAIRHRYPDRRMWAIFEPRSNTSRRNIHQEDYAHAFTGANRASLKVPERHDKVPVDEELNVPRVTEALKTQGIDADSATDVPSLVERVARESQPGDVLLVMSNGAFGGFIDKLLVALRARFGEK, from the coding sequence ATGGCTGACGACAACGGCAACGTCCTCGAAACCATCACCCCCGGCGCGGTGCGCCGCATCCACCTCGTCGGCGTGGCCGGCACTGGCATGGGCTCGTTCGCCGGCATGCTCAAGGCCGCGGGCTACGACGTCACCGGCAGCGACGAGAACGTCTACCCGCCCATGAGCGACATGCTCCGTGCGTGGGGCATCCAGGCGCTCACGCCCTACAGCCCGGGCAACCTCGACACGGCGAAGCCGGACCTCGTCATCATCGGCAACGTCATCCGCCGGGTGAACCCCGAGGCCACCGCCGTGCGCGAGCGCCGCATTCCGCAGATGAGCTTCCCGGCCGCGCTGGGCTCGCTCTTCCTGGACCGCGCGCACTCCGTCGTGGTGGCCGGGACGCACGGCAAGACGACCACGTCCTCGCTGATGGCGCACGTGCTCGTGGCGGCGGGGAAGGATCCGTCCTTCCTGGTGGGCGGCGTCACGCAGAACTACTCGGGCAACTACCGGGTGGGGAAGGGGCCGCACTTCGTCGTCGAGGGCGACGAGTACGACACGGCCTACTGGGACAAGGGCTCCAAGTTCCTCCACTACCGGCCGAAGACGGCCATCCTCACCAGCGTGGAGTTCGACCACGCGGACATCTTCCGGGATCTGCCGCACTACGAGGCCACGTTCGACAAGTTCGTCCGGCTGATTCCGAAGGATGGGCGGCTGGTGGTGTGCGCGGCGTACCCCAACGCGGTGAAGCTGGCGCAGGCGTGCCCGGGGCAGGTGGTGACGTACGTGGCGAAGGAGGGCGCGCAGGCGGACTTCACCCCGCGCAACGTGCGCTTCGGCCCCGAGGGTGCGCGCTTCGAGGTGGTGGAGCGCGGCACGGTGCTGGGCAGCGTGCTGTTGCCGCTCTCGGGCATGCACAACGTGGAGAACACGCTGAGCGTCATCGCCGCGGCGCGGGGGCTGGGCCTGTCCTTCGAGGAGATCGCCAAGGGGCTGGCCACCTTCCAGGGTGTGAAGCGGCGCCAGGAGGTGCGCGCGGAGATTGGCGGCATCCTGGTGGTGGACGACTTCGCGCACCACCCCACGGCGGTGCGGGAGACGATCGCCGCCATCCGCCACCGCTACCCGGACCGGCGGATGTGGGCCATCTTCGAGCCGCGCTCGAACACCAGCCGCCGCAACATCCACCAGGAGGACTACGCCCACGCCTTCACCGGCGCCAACCGGGCCAGCCTCAAGGTGCCCGAGCGTCATGACAAGGTGCCCGTGGACGAGGAGCTGAACGTTCCCCGCGTCACCGAGGCGCTGAAGACCCAGGGCATCGACGCGGACTCGGCCACGGACGTGCCCTCGCTCGTCGAGCGCGTGGCGCGCGAGTCCCAGCCCGGGGACGTGCTGCTCGTCATGAGCAACGGCGCTTTTGGAGGGTTCATCGACAAGTTGCTCGTCGCGCTGCGGGCCCGCTTCGGGGAAAAATGA
- a CDS encoding DUF4150 domain-containing protein: MGAKVNVNMRTVVHKDSGGVATAFPDVCKTPSPAGPIPIPYPNVAKSSDTAQGSSSVSMDGNPVMLKGSVFSTSTGDEAGSAGGVASGTIKGKAEFINYSFDVIVEGKNVARLGDMMLQNKGSAPNTPPFPEVQPPLVVIPPMQEQASDQEWDVTQMQIIEEEED; encoded by the coding sequence ATGGGAGCCAAGGTCAACGTCAACATGCGGACGGTGGTCCACAAGGACAGCGGAGGCGTAGCCACCGCTTTTCCGGATGTCTGCAAGACGCCCTCCCCCGCGGGCCCCATCCCCATTCCCTACCCCAACGTCGCGAAGTCCTCGGACACCGCCCAGGGCAGCAGCTCGGTCTCCATGGATGGCAACCCCGTCATGCTCAAGGGCTCCGTGTTCTCCACCAGCACCGGGGATGAAGCGGGCTCCGCGGGTGGAGTCGCCTCCGGCACGATCAAGGGCAAGGCCGAGTTCATCAACTACTCCTTCGACGTCATCGTCGAAGGCAAGAATGTCGCCCGCCTGGGGGACATGATGCTTCAGAACAAGGGCTCCGCCCCCAACACGCCTCCGTTCCCCGAGGTGCAACCACCCCTGGTGGTCATTCCCCCCATGCAGGAACAGGCGTCGGACCAGGAGTGGGACGTCACCCAGATGCAGATCATCGAAGAAGAAGAGGACTGA
- a CDS encoding serine hydrolase domain-containing protein — MSSHPIANLQVLLEESVTFGIFPAAQAVVMHRGVQVFGGVAGNVTGDTRFDLASVTKVLCTTALFLRFWTEGKVGPETPVVRFFPGSPVGEAGATVADLLYHRSGLPPFVPFFAQALTAHPELLDPACPAATRTRVRDEILQAAAATPLAAPLRTRTAYSDVGFILLGEILSRVGGASLDVLFSRHVAEPLGLSARFHRLTDFPADGRVAPTGATRPREPAPGQEGMWGELPSRASVPGEVDDDNAWVMDGVSGHAGLFGTAVDVARFGQAILAGCAGAPSFAPAPLWHRALAHDPLVEGSTRSMGFDTPSQGQSSAGHYIGDTPPGAVGHLGFTGTSLWVDLRRSLVVALVTNRVAHGRKEVRIREFRPFFHNLVVEALGLNDLTPKAHG, encoded by the coding sequence ATGAGCAGCCACCCCATCGCCAACCTCCAGGTCCTCCTGGAGGAGTCCGTGACCTTCGGCATCTTCCCGGCAGCGCAGGCCGTGGTGATGCACCGGGGGGTCCAGGTCTTTGGCGGGGTGGCCGGCAACGTCACGGGAGACACCCGCTTCGACCTGGCCTCCGTCACCAAGGTGCTCTGCACCACTGCGCTCTTCCTGCGCTTCTGGACCGAGGGCAAGGTCGGTCCCGAGACGCCCGTGGTCCGTTTCTTCCCGGGCTCGCCGGTGGGGGAGGCGGGCGCCACGGTGGCGGACCTGCTCTACCACCGCTCGGGCCTGCCGCCCTTCGTGCCCTTCTTCGCCCAGGCGCTCACCGCCCACCCGGAGCTGCTCGACCCGGCCTGCCCCGCGGCCACCCGTACCCGCGTCCGCGACGAGATCCTCCAGGCCGCCGCGGCCACGCCCCTCGCGGCCCCACTGCGCACCCGCACCGCCTACAGCGACGTGGGCTTCATCCTGCTCGGGGAGATCCTCTCCCGCGTGGGCGGCGCGTCCCTGGACGTCCTCTTCTCGCGCCATGTCGCCGAGCCGCTCGGCCTGTCCGCGCGCTTCCACCGGCTCACCGACTTCCCCGCCGATGGCCGGGTCGCGCCCACCGGAGCCACCCGTCCGCGCGAGCCCGCTCCCGGTCAGGAGGGCATGTGGGGCGAGCTCCCCTCGCGTGCCTCGGTGCCCGGCGAGGTGGACGATGACAATGCCTGGGTGATGGACGGAGTCAGCGGCCATGCCGGCCTCTTCGGCACCGCGGTGGATGTGGCCCGCTTCGGCCAGGCCATCCTCGCCGGGTGCGCGGGGGCGCCCTCGTTCGCGCCCGCGCCCCTCTGGCACCGGGCGCTCGCGCATGATCCGCTCGTGGAGGGCAGCACGCGCTCCATGGGCTTCGACACGCCCTCCCAGGGCCAGTCCAGCGCGGGCCACTACATCGGCGATACGCCACCGGGAGCGGTGGGCCACCTGGGCTTCACCGGTACCAGTCTCTGGGTGGACCTGCGCCGCTCCCTCGTGGTGGCGCTCGTCACCAACCGCGTGGCCCACGGCCGCAAGGAAGTCCGCATCCGTGAATTCCGTCCCTTCTTCCACAACCTCGTCGTGGAAGCACTCGGCCTCAACGACCTGACCCCGAAAGCTCATGGCTGA
- a CDS encoding TlpA family protein disulfide reductase has product MRSFRLALAVLALSGCAQKMPSLTAPGLAASSAALESSEPTPLDFTVKRYPGGEPHAIASDRGSVVLLDVWATWCEPCKDALPMYQDLAKHYAARGLKVYALNVDEDTRAVAPFLEETKVTLPVLLDANAAVSEKVLRVRGMPTTVLLDRQGRVRYVHEGFAEEYLSKYQAEIEELLAEPAKK; this is encoded by the coding sequence ATGCGCTCCTTCCGTCTCGCCCTCGCCGTGCTCGCCCTGTCCGGGTGCGCGCAGAAGATGCCGTCGCTCACCGCTCCCGGGCTGGCCGCCAGCTCGGCGGCGCTGGAGTCCTCCGAGCCCACGCCGCTGGACTTCACCGTCAAGCGCTACCCGGGCGGTGAGCCCCACGCCATCGCCAGCGACCGGGGCAGCGTGGTGCTGCTCGACGTGTGGGCCACCTGGTGCGAGCCCTGCAAGGACGCGCTGCCGATGTACCAGGACCTGGCGAAGCACTACGCCGCGCGCGGCCTGAAGGTGTACGCGCTCAACGTGGACGAGGACACGCGCGCCGTGGCTCCGTTCCTCGAGGAGACGAAGGTGACGCTGCCCGTGCTCCTGGATGCCAACGCCGCGGTGTCGGAGAAGGTGCTGCGCGTGCGTGGCATGCCCACCACGGTGCTGCTCGATAGGCAGGGCCGGGTGCGCTACGTGCACGAGGGCTTCGCCGAGGAGTACCTGAGCAAGTACCAGGCGGAGATCGAGGAGTTGCTCGCCGAGCCCGCGAAGAAGTAG